One stretch of bacterium DNA includes these proteins:
- a CDS encoding IMP cyclohydrolase codes for MADYRQAYRTIMDDHFPETMTITFGNQTLVYQKRTWKILDEGELIEKGLRYGENPGQEAALYELVNGNLVLGECKFIDPQKGLVSALSEENLLQFGKHPGKTNLTDVDNALNILRYINRKPAACIMKHNNPSGAAYGETIAEAYARANMADRIAAFGGCAAFNRPVDKSLAEEIGRNYLEVVVAPEYEEGSVEILRQWKNLRIIRLDRIDLLEQYRNLRFVDFKSLIDGGIIVQQSPLNIIYSRDDLKPAASRYQGKEYRIERLPTEREYDDMLFGWGVEQGITSNSVIYVKDGVTVGIGTGEQDRVGVAEIAIFKAYTKYADALCFQKHAVPYKTLEMEIAGGKRPVSDKEEIDRQVRAEKGNLIGSVMVSDAFFPFRDGVDVAIREGISGIVQPGGSLRDFEAIQACNEARPQVTMVYTGQRAFKH; via the coding sequence ATGGCAGATTATCGGCAAGCTTACAGAACTATCATGGATGATCATTTTCCTGAAACCATGACCATTACTTTCGGCAACCAGACTCTGGTTTATCAGAAACGGACCTGGAAGATTCTCGACGAGGGAGAATTGATCGAAAAGGGTTTGCGCTATGGAGAAAACCCAGGCCAGGAAGCGGCCTTATACGAATTGGTCAACGGGAATCTGGTGCTCGGAGAGTGCAAGTTTATCGACCCTCAAAAGGGCCTGGTCAGTGCGCTGAGTGAGGAAAATTTGCTGCAATTCGGCAAACACCCCGGCAAAACCAACCTGACTGATGTTGACAATGCTCTGAATATCCTGCGATATATCAACCGGAAACCAGCCGCCTGCATCATGAAGCATAATAATCCCAGCGGTGCGGCTTACGGAGAGACAATTGCCGAGGCCTATGCCAGGGCCAACATGGCTGACCGGATCGCGGCCTTCGGCGGATGTGCGGCTTTTAACCGGCCGGTTGACAAATCCTTGGCCGAAGAGATTGGCCGTAATTACCTTGAGGTGGTTGTAGCCCCTGAGTATGAAGAGGGCAGTGTGGAGATCCTCAGACAATGGAAGAACCTGCGGATTATCCGGCTTGACCGTATCGACCTTCTGGAACAATACCGGAACCTGCGGTTTGTGGACTTCAAGAGTCTGATCGATGGCGGCATCATTGTTCAGCAGTCTCCTCTGAATATCATCTATTCCAGGGATGACTTAAAGCCGGCCGCATCCAGGTATCAGGGAAAAGAATACCGGATCGAACGTCTGCCCACGGAACGGGAATATGATGACATGCTTTTTGGCTGGGGAGTGGAGCAGGGGATTACCTCCAACTCGGTCATTTATGTCAAGGATGGAGTAACCGTGGGGATCGGTACCGGAGAGCAGGACCGGGTGGGAGTCGCTGAAATAGCCATTTTCAAGGCCTACACCAAGTATGCGGATGCCCTGTGCTTTCAAAAGCATGCTGTCCCCTACAAAACCCTGGAAATGGAAATTGCCGGCGGGAAGCGGCCGGTCAGCGATAAGGAAGAAATTGACCGGCAGGTGAGAGCGGAAAAAGGGAACCTGATCGGATCAGTGATGGTCTCCGATGCCTTCTTCCCCTTCCGGGATGGTGTGGATGTTGCCATCCGCGAGGGAATCTCAGGCATTGTGCAGCCCGGAGGATCCCTGCGGGATTTTGAAGCCATTCAGGCCTGCAACGAGGCCAGGCCGCAGGTGACCATGGTCTATACCGGGCAGCGGGCTTTCAAGCATTAG
- a CDS encoding Uma2 family endonuclease: MLPKSLRLNYQDYILFPDDGKRHEIIEGEHYMAPSPNVRHQSISRNLEFVINQYVEEHDLGKVFDAPMDVILSDENIVQPDILFISKKNYGIITTQNIQGAPDLLIEILSESSRRLDRLIKMKTYGKFGVEEYWLVDPAIDQVEIFRMKKTGLKLLKTYQGCQELVSPLFPGLKIDLKKVFEEF; this comes from the coding sequence ATGCTGCCTAAAAGTCTGAGACTGAATTACCAGGATTACATCCTTTTTCCTGATGACGGGAAGCGGCATGAAATCATTGAAGGAGAGCATTATATGGCCCCGTCCCCGAATGTCCGGCACCAGAGTATTTCCAGAAACCTGGAATTCGTTATTAACCAATATGTTGAAGAGCACGATCTAGGTAAAGTATTTGATGCCCCGATGGATGTGATTCTGTCGGACGAGAACATTGTCCAGCCTGATATTCTCTTTATCTCAAAGAAGAATTACGGAATTATTACAACTCAGAATATTCAGGGAGCACCGGATTTACTCATTGAAATTCTGTCGGAATCGTCTCGGAGACTGGACCGGCTCATCAAAATGAAGACCTATGGCAAGTTTGGGGTGGAGGAATACTGGCTGGTTGACCCGGCTATCGATCAGGTTGAGATATTCAGAATGAAAAAGACCGGCCTGAAGCTGCTGAAAACTTACCAGGGATGTCAGGAACTGGTATCCCCTCTTTTCCCCGGCCTGAAGATTGATCTCAAGAAGGTGTTCGAGGAATTTTAA
- a CDS encoding ABC transporter permease — MRQRMMMAVSPFNISRRFIRVWQRNWDVYRKTWKVSFLPPLLEPLFYLLAFGVGLSSLVGEVPYHGSQVSYISFIAPALIAVNIMYNAFFENTYTSFVRMYYQKTFDAMLATPLSLEEIITGEIMWGATKSAIATLIMLTVISLLGFIRYPQGILILPLSFFGGFAFGSLGMFITSIIPNIEIFNIPVFLLITPMFLFSETFFPIDNLPRWGQRLSLFFPLTHLVKLTRSLSFGLISPGLLWNVAYLLIFTLIFFPLALVRMHRRLIK; from the coding sequence ATGAGACAGAGAATGATGATGGCAGTATCACCCTTCAATATCTCAAGACGGTTTATCCGGGTCTGGCAGCGAAACTGGGACGTTTACCGAAAAACCTGGAAAGTCAGCTTCCTCCCGCCGCTTCTCGAACCGCTTTTCTACTTACTGGCCTTTGGGGTCGGATTAAGCTCATTGGTCGGAGAGGTTCCCTATCACGGCTCTCAGGTCTCGTATATCAGCTTTATTGCTCCGGCATTGATTGCAGTCAATATCATGTATAATGCCTTCTTTGAAAATACCTACACTTCTTTCGTAAGAATGTACTATCAAAAAACCTTTGACGCCATGCTGGCCACGCCTCTCTCCCTGGAAGAAATCATTACCGGAGAAATCATGTGGGGTGCGACCAAATCAGCCATCGCCACCCTGATCATGCTGACGGTAATCAGCCTGCTCGGCTTCATTCGCTATCCGCAGGGCATTCTCATCCTGCCGCTGTCCTTCTTCGGCGGCTTTGCTTTCGGATCTCTCGGCATGTTCATCACCAGTATCATACCAAATATTGAAATATTCAACATTCCCGTATTCCTGCTCATAACTCCCATGTTTCTTTTCAGTGAGACCTTCTTTCCGATCGATAATCTGCCCCGCTGGGGTCAAAGGCTTTCTCTCTTTTTTCCCCTGACCCACCTGGTGAAGCTTACGAGGTCTTTGAGCTTCGGACTGATCAGTCCCGGCCTGCTCTGGAATGTTGCCTACCTCCTGATTTTTACACTCATTTTCTTCCCTCTGGCATTGGTGAGAATGCACCGGCGACTTATCAAGTGA
- a CDS encoding ATP-binding cassette domain-containing protein, with product MHYIIEAENLRKAFDSLVAVDGISFQVYPGECFGILGPNGAGKTSTIRMTYGFSPITSGRLKVFGLDITQKWREIRARIGVCQQEDSLDPDLSVLENLETFARYFNIPGKLARAKALSLLEFIALDHRQDAEVVELSGGMKRRLVLARALINDPDLLILDEPTTGLDPQSRHQVWARMEELRSKGLSILLTTHYMEEASRLCDRLIIMDHGRILVQGKPGELIRNHVGHAVIEVDGPSHELRTFVQAQNLEHEDLGHRLIVYSQCRESDKLFHRICDNYTKENCILRMATLEDVFLKLTGRELRE from the coding sequence GTGCACTACATTATTGAAGCGGAAAATTTGAGAAAGGCATTCGATAGTCTTGTAGCTGTTGACGGTATTTCCTTTCAGGTCTATCCTGGGGAGTGTTTCGGCATACTTGGCCCCAATGGGGCCGGAAAGACATCGACGATTCGCATGACCTATGGGTTTTCTCCCATAACCAGCGGCAGATTGAAGGTCTTCGGCCTCGACATAACCCAAAAATGGCGTGAGATCAGAGCCCGTATCGGGGTCTGCCAGCAGGAGGACAGCCTCGATCCGGACCTGAGTGTGCTGGAAAACCTGGAAACCTTTGCCCGGTATTTCAATATTCCCGGGAAGCTGGCCCGCGCCAAAGCTCTCAGTCTCCTTGAGTTTATCGCTCTCGATCACCGGCAGGACGCTGAAGTGGTCGAGCTTTCAGGTGGAATGAAGCGCAGGCTGGTTCTGGCCCGCGCCCTGATCAATGACCCGGACCTTTTAATTCTCGATGAGCCTACCACTGGCCTTGATCCTCAATCCCGTCATCAGGTTTGGGCACGGATGGAAGAGCTCAGATCAAAAGGTCTTTCCATTCTGCTGACCACCCACTATATGGAGGAAGCCTCACGCCTCTGCGACCGGCTGATTATCATGGATCATGGCCGGATCCTGGTGCAGGGCAAGCCCGGTGAGCTTATCCGCAACCACGTGGGCCATGCTGTTATCGAAGTCGATGGCCCAAGCCATGAATTGCGAACCTTTGTCCAGGCCCAGAACCTGGAACATGAAGATCTGGGCCATCGCCTGATCGTCTACAGCCAGTGCAGGGAGAGTGACAAACTGTTCCACCGGATATGCGATAATTATACCAAAGAGAACTGCATCCTGCGCATGGCTACTCTGGAAGATGTGTTTCTCAAATTGACCGGCAGGGAGTTGAGAGAATAA
- a CDS encoding M42 family metallopeptidase yields MEVDTLLEELIMVPGVSGYEEPIRKRIRELTEDCLDRLEIDALGNLIGTREGQGKGHIAFFAHMDELGLVAANITPEGFIRFKKMGGIDDRILASRQMRLFTSQGVEIPGVVAWVPPHMAIEGQKELDKVVPWQNLVIDVGARNAEEVRAMGIKIGDPIVFAKQLSRLANNLVASRGIDNRAGCAALITVIRSMKGIQPGPKISCVFTTQEESGLRGAAVAGSRIRPDSAFIIDTASAPDFPGVPDIYRGQFQIGKGPLLRLVDSRMVTHQGLREYVEKIASEKNIPLQLGVVGGSTDAAAVQLAADGIPALAVCIPCRYTHATVETLSLDDLRTTVDLMKEIIDKYH; encoded by the coding sequence ATGGAAGTCGATACGCTGCTTGAAGAGCTTATCATGGTGCCTGGTGTAAGCGGGTATGAAGAGCCGATCAGGAAAAGGATCAGGGAATTGACCGAAGACTGCCTTGACCGGCTGGAAATTGATGCCCTTGGTAATCTCATCGGTACCAGGGAGGGGCAGGGAAAAGGCCATATCGCCTTTTTTGCCCACATGGACGAGCTTGGTCTGGTGGCAGCTAATATTACTCCGGAAGGATTTATCCGCTTTAAAAAGATGGGTGGTATTGACGACCGCATCCTCGCATCGAGGCAGATGAGGCTTTTTACCTCACAGGGTGTTGAAATTCCGGGAGTCGTAGCCTGGGTTCCACCGCATATGGCCATTGAGGGGCAAAAAGAGCTGGATAAGGTAGTCCCCTGGCAGAATCTGGTTATCGATGTCGGAGCCCGCAACGCGGAAGAGGTCAGGGCGATGGGAATAAAGATCGGTGATCCGATCGTCTTTGCCAAGCAGCTATCCAGGCTGGCCAATAACCTTGTGGCTTCACGGGGTATCGATAACCGGGCTGGCTGTGCGGCCCTGATCACGGTGATCCGGAGCATGAAGGGTATTCAGCCTGGGCCGAAGATCAGTTGTGTCTTTACCACGCAGGAGGAAAGCGGCCTGCGGGGGGCTGCCGTGGCCGGAAGCCGGATCAGGCCTGACAGCGCTTTTATCATCGACACTGCCAGTGCTCCTGATTTTCCCGGTGTGCCGGATATCTACCGGGGGCAGTTTCAGATAGGCAAGGGGCCGTTATTACGGCTTGTCGATAGCCGGATGGTGACCCATCAGGGCTTGCGGGAGTATGTTGAAAAAATCGCTTCGGAAAAGAATATCCCCCTGCAACTGGGAGTAGTCGGAGGATCAACCGATGCGGCAGCCGTGCAACTGGCCGCAGACGGGATACCGGCTCTTGCGGTCTGCATTCCGTGCCGGTATACTCATGCCACGGTTGAAACGCTCTCGCTTGATGATCTTCGGACAACAGTCGATCTGATGAAGGAGATTATTGATAAATACCACTAA
- a CDS encoding nucleotidyltransferase domain-containing protein, with protein sequence MLNQQALHELKELLVKNFPDYIDRVILFGSRARGKAHRYSDYDILVILKKAYDWKLKDEIYDKTWEIDYKYDILTDIKLISSEELKTIKGKQPFILDALETGLVL encoded by the coding sequence ATGCTTAACCAGCAAGCTCTGCATGAGCTTAAGGAGTTGCTTGTCAAAAACTTCCCGGACTATATTGATAGAGTGATCCTTTTTGGTTCACGTGCCCGGGGAAAGGCACACAGGTATTCTGATTATGATATCCTTGTCATTTTAAAGAAAGCCTATGACTGGAAGCTCAAGGACGAGATCTACGACAAAACCTGGGAGATCGATTATAAGTATGATATTTTGACAGATATTAAACTCATTTCAAGTGAAGAATTAAAAACTATTAAAGGAAAACAGCCATTCATTTTGGATGCACTGGAAACAGGGCTTGTCCTATGA
- a CDS encoding HEPN domain-containing protein, translating to MTLTNEDREVLITNYVNKSRETVGKVEFLIEHNELSLAVNRIYYGIYYILSALAVKYQFKTAKHAQLIGWFNKQFVKEGIVDSRYGKLIRKAFENRMEGDYSLFFDLSKEEVEQSFGEMKEVIAEIQRLI from the coding sequence ATGACCTTAACGAATGAAGATCGAGAGGTATTAATCACCAACTATGTAAACAAAAGCAGGGAAACCGTTGGGAAGGTAGAGTTCCTGATTGAACACAATGAATTATCCCTGGCTGTAAACCGTATCTATTATGGGATTTATTACATTCTCTCGGCATTAGCGGTCAAATATCAATTCAAGACAGCTAAACATGCACAGTTAATTGGCTGGTTTAATAAACAATTCGTGAAAGAGGGTATTGTTGATAGCAGGTATGGCAAGTTAATAAGGAAAGCATTTGAAAACAGGATGGAAGGTGATTATAGCCTATTTTTTGACTTATCCAAAGAGGAAGTGGAGCAATCTTTTGGAGAGATGAAAGAAGTAATAGCTGAAATCCAGAGGTTGATTTGA
- a CDS encoding NTPase, translating into MNYRKNILLTGRPGIGKTTLIHKILSIINGKGREGNAAGFFTEEIREGGARKGFRIKTLSGDAALLSHVTIKSPYRVGKYGINLEEFERVAIPSIDISQEGTAIIVIDEIGKMECFSPVFQQKTVEALNSGKRVLATIALKGDGFISSLKKRPDVTLIQVTEANRNQLPGVLAEELTRL; encoded by the coding sequence ATGAATTATCGAAAAAATATCCTTCTGACCGGACGTCCCGGGATCGGGAAAACAACCCTGATCCATAAGATCCTCTCGATTATCAACGGGAAAGGCAGGGAAGGGAATGCCGCGGGATTCTTCACTGAAGAGATCAGAGAGGGAGGGGCAAGGAAGGGGTTTCGGATTAAGACTCTTTCCGGCGATGCAGCCTTGTTGTCTCATGTCACGATAAAGTCTCCGTATCGTGTGGGAAAATATGGGATAAATCTGGAAGAATTCGAGCGGGTGGCTATTCCATCGATCGACATCAGCCAGGAGGGAACAGCAATTATCGTGATCGATGAAATCGGCAAAATGGAGTGCTTTTCACCGGTTTTTCAGCAGAAAACCGTTGAGGCTTTAAATTCAGGGAAAAGAGTATTAGCCACCATCGCTTTGAAGGGGGATGGTTTTATCAGCTCCCTTAAAAAACGCCCCGATGTGACTCTGATCCAGGTAACCGAGGCCAACCGCAACCAGCTTCCCGGTGTTCTGGCTGAGGAATTAACGCGATTGTAA
- a CDS encoding GlpM family protein, translating to MEIPVLEYVVKFLAGGSIVVGVSYLAHKGDTTLAGILLAAPIVTLTSSFIVGNESGHDALTDTIRSDIVFLPLMFAYLIPLYFLLRKTSLNANIAILLALMIWTIAILAFFRYRHWLGL from the coding sequence ATGGAAATTCCGGTTCTGGAGTATGTGGTGAAGTTTTTAGCAGGAGGCAGTATTGTTGTCGGGGTATCATATCTGGCCCATAAAGGTGATACTACCCTGGCCGGGATTCTCCTGGCCGCGCCAATCGTTACCCTGACCAGTTCATTCATCGTGGGCAATGAGAGCGGCCACGATGCTCTGACGGATACGATCAGGAGCGATATAGTATTTCTGCCGCTTATGTTCGCTTATCTCATTCCTCTCTACTTCCTGTTGAGGAAAACCTCTCTCAACGCGAATATAGCTATACTTCTTGCACTGATGATATGGACTATTGCTATCTTGGCCTTTTTCCGATATAGACACTGGCTGGGGCTTTGA
- a CDS encoding response regulator codes for MFLNNPTNKKRQKILIIDDDIALCTVFKDILDQSGYQTFVAQNEEDVLSIITRETPDLVYVDLEMPDLDTSDISNQIKRVNPNTMIVLISGYPPHFVEDEVKSSIGSGIIDKFIDKGDLSNLPTITAQLLSERPN; via the coding sequence ATGTTCCTTAACAACCCAACTAATAAAAAAAGGCAAAAGATCCTTATTATAGATGACGATATTGCTCTCTGTACCGTTTTCAAGGATATTCTTGACCAGAGCGGATATCAGACATTTGTAGCCCAGAATGAAGAAGATGTATTATCCATCATCACCAGGGAGACTCCTGATCTGGTATATGTGGACCTCGAAATGCCGGACCTCGACACTTCCGATATCTCAAATCAGATAAAAAGAGTTAATCCCAATACGATGATTGTCCTTATCTCAGGATATCCCCCCCATTTTGTCGAAGATGAAGTCAAGTCGTCTATCGGAAGCGGTATAATTGACAAATTTATCGATAAGGGCGACTTAAGTAACTTACCGACCATCACCGCACAATTATTGTCTGAAAGGCCAAACTAA
- the efp gene encoding elongation factor P, whose translation MYEVSDIRKNLKIQIDGEPYIVVDFQFVKPGKGNAFTRTRLKNMITGNVLDRTYKSGEKLEPAQLEEHPMQFLYSQEGMYHFMNTENYEQIEMEESQVGDAKDYLIENLNVNVLVFNNRPIAINLPNFVELEVVETEPGFKGDTVSGGNKPAIMNTRARIQVPIFVNSGDRIVVDTRTGQYVERAKK comes from the coding sequence ATGTACGAAGTCAGTGATATTAGAAAGAACCTCAAAATTCAGATAGATGGAGAACCGTATATTGTCGTGGACTTTCAATTTGTCAAGCCTGGCAAAGGAAATGCCTTTACCAGGACCAGGCTGAAGAATATGATTACCGGAAATGTCCTTGACCGGACCTACAAGTCGGGTGAAAAACTTGAGCCTGCTCAACTGGAAGAGCATCCCATGCAGTTTCTCTACTCTCAGGAAGGTATGTATCATTTTATGAATACCGAAAACTACGAGCAGATCGAGATGGAAGAATCCCAGGTTGGAGATGCCAAGGATTACCTGATCGAAAATCTCAACGTCAATGTGCTCGTTTTCAACAACCGGCCTATTGCCATAAACCTGCCCAACTTCGTAGAGCTCGAAGTGGTCGAGACCGAGCCCGGCTTTAAGGGAGATACGGTCAGCGGAGGCAATAAACCGGCTATCATGAACACCAGGGCCAGGATCCAGGTACCGATATTTGTCAACAGCGGAGACCGGATCGTAGTCGATACCCGGACCGGTCAGTATGTCGAGCGGGCGAAAAAGTAG
- the epmA gene encoding EF-P lysine aminoacylase EpmA yields the protein MIQPEMHFFRHQMLRSIRNFFEQRGYLEVTTPVLVRCPGIDPHIDAISAGKNFYLATSPELHMKRLLGCGLEKIYQVTHAFRSDEAGKYHNCEFSILEWYETGINYQTLMEMTESLIQTVDGEMGNCLDRAPLFSTPFPRITIDDAFWQHARWRPSREWDEDRFFLDLIEIVEPALEDIPAFFLCDFPAPLASLARLKPDAQNLCERFELYLKGVEIANGFSELTCAREQRERFERDCARRIAMNKEAYPLDQHFLSVLEKGLLPDCAGIALGVDRLLMVLTEAEDISRVMAFPMAQV from the coding sequence ATGATCCAGCCTGAAATGCATTTCTTTCGTCATCAGATGCTGCGAAGCATTCGCAACTTTTTTGAACAGCGGGGGTACCTGGAAGTTACCACCCCTGTTCTCGTTCGCTGTCCAGGAATTGATCCCCATATCGATGCTATTTCCGCAGGGAAGAATTTCTACCTGGCAACCTCTCCGGAGCTGCACATGAAGCGGCTGCTCGGCTGCGGCCTGGAAAAAATCTATCAGGTTACCCATGCTTTCCGGTCCGATGAGGCCGGGAAATACCATAATTGCGAATTCTCGATTCTGGAGTGGTATGAGACGGGAATAAATTATCAGACCCTGATGGAGATGACAGAGTCTCTCATCCAAACCGTCGATGGAGAGATGGGCAATTGTCTGGACAGAGCACCTCTTTTCTCCACACCCTTTCCCCGAATCACGATCGATGATGCCTTTTGGCAGCACGCCCGCTGGCGTCCCTCCAGGGAATGGGATGAAGATCGATTCTTTCTCGATTTGATTGAGATCGTAGAGCCAGCCTTAGAGGATATTCCTGCCTTTTTTCTGTGTGATTTTCCCGCTCCTCTGGCCAGTCTGGCCAGGTTGAAACCCGATGCTCAAAACCTCTGTGAAAGATTTGAGCTTTACCTCAAGGGAGTGGAAATCGCCAATGGATTTTCCGAGCTGACCTGTGCCAGGGAGCAGCGGGAGCGGTTTGAGCGGGATTGCGCCAGGCGGATAGCCATGAACAAGGAGGCTTATCCCCTGGATCAGCATTTTCTTTCGGTCCTGGAAAAGGGACTCCTGCCGGACTGCGCCGGAATCGCCCTGGGGGTTGACCGCCTGTTGATGGTGCTCACTGAGGCCGAAGATATCTCACGGGTAATGGCTTTTCCCATGGCGCAGGTATAG
- the ilvE gene encoding branched-chain-amino-acid transaminase produces the protein MKYNTLIWYDGKFVEWQNATTSIMSHVVHYGSSIFESLRCYKSLKGSVILRLQAHVERLLDSAKIYRMDIPYTAQEFGEAIIQTVKKNNLEECYIRPFVFRGFQEMGINPLKNPVHCAIAAWEWGKYLGEEGMENGISACVSSWNRYAPNTLPSLAKAGGNYLNSQLIKIEAIENGFDEGIALDSMGYVSEGSGENIFLVRSGVLYTPPTSSSILAGITRHCVFQIARDLQLRIEQHTIPREALYIADEVFLTGTAAEITPITSIDRRKIGTGKVGPITKKIQEQYFGIIKGELEDKYNWLTYV, from the coding sequence ATGAAATATAATACGCTGATCTGGTATGATGGAAAGTTTGTCGAGTGGCAAAATGCCACTACCAGCATTATGTCGCACGTCGTTCATTATGGAAGCTCTATTTTCGAGAGCCTGCGCTGCTATAAATCCCTCAAAGGGTCAGTCATCCTGAGACTTCAGGCTCACGTGGAGAGGTTGCTCGACTCGGCGAAAATTTACCGCATGGATATCCCGTACACAGCACAGGAATTCGGTGAGGCAATTATTCAGACCGTCAAAAAAAATAACCTTGAAGAATGCTATATCCGGCCCTTTGTATTCCGGGGCTTTCAGGAAATGGGCATCAATCCGCTGAAAAACCCGGTCCATTGCGCCATTGCTGCCTGGGAATGGGGAAAATATCTCGGCGAGGAAGGGATGGAAAACGGCATCTCGGCCTGCGTTTCCTCCTGGAACCGGTACGCTCCCAATACCCTGCCATCCCTGGCCAAGGCCGGTGGTAACTATCTTAATTCTCAGTTGATCAAGATCGAGGCCATCGAAAACGGCTTCGATGAGGGAATCGCTCTGGACAGCATGGGCTATGTTTCCGAAGGGTCAGGCGAGAATATCTTTCTGGTCAGAAGTGGTGTACTGTATACCCCTCCCACCAGTTCCTCGATCCTGGCCGGGATTACCCGGCACTGTGTATTTCAGATCGCCAGGGATCTCCAGCTCAGGATCGAACAGCATACCATTCCCCGCGAAGCCCTCTATATCGCCGATGAGGTTTTTCTTACCGGCACGGCAGCGGAAATCACTCCTATCACCTCAATCGACCGGCGAAAAATCGGGACGGGAAAAGTCGGCCCCATCACCAAAAAAATCCAGGAGCAGTATTTCGGCATCATCAAGGGTGAGCTTGAGGATAAATACAACTGGCTGACGTATGTTTAA